From Tiliqua scincoides isolate rTilSci1 chromosome 2, rTilSci1.hap2, whole genome shotgun sequence, the proteins below share one genomic window:
- the CAPSL gene encoding calcyphosin-like protein, with product MQGRDKLTSPNLNTAASIVAGSSNRLQTFQMPGTARHDREMAIQAKKNLAKTTDPIERLRLQCLARGSAGIKGLARVFRIMDDDNNRTLDFKEFMKGLHDYAVLMEKEEAERIFKIFDKDGSGTIDFDEFLVTLRPPMSNARKEIIMQAFRKLDKTGDGIITIEDLQGVYNAKHHPKYQNGEWSEEQVFRTFLDNFDSPYDKDGQVTTDEFMNYYAGVSASIDTDVYFIVMMKNAWKI from the exons ATGCAGGGAAGAGACAAGCTCACTTCCCCCAATCTGAACACAGCAGCATCTATAGTTGCAGGTAGCAGCAACAGGTTACAGA CCTTCCAGATGCCTGGTACAGCAAGACACGACCGGGAGATGGCAATCCAGGCCAAGAAAAACCTTGCCAAAACCACGGATCCCATTGAGAGACTTCGGCTTCAGTGTTTGGCAAGGGGGTCTGCAGGCATCAAAGGCCTGGCGAG GGTCTTTCGCATTATGGATGACGACAACAACCGGACCCTTGATTTCAAGGAGTTCATGAAAGGCCTCCATGATTATGCTGTGTTGATGGAGAAAGAAGAAGCTGAAAGGATTTTCAAAATCTTTGATAAAGATGGGAGTGGAACAATTGACTTTGATGAATTTCTTGTAACATTAAGA CCTCCTATGTCTAATGCAAGGAAAGAGATCATTATGCAGGCCTTCCGAAAGCTAGACAAGACCGGGGACGGCATCATCACCATTGAGGACCTCCAAGGAGTCTACAATGCTAAGCATCACCCCAAGTATCAGAATGGAGAATGGTCAGAAGAACAAGTGTTTAGAACTTTCCTTGATAACTTTGATTCACCTTATGACAAAGATGGACAG GTGACAACCGATGAATTCATGAACTATTACGCTGGCGTCAGTGCTTCAATAGACACCGATGTCTATTTCATTGTGATGATGAAAAATGCTTGGAAAATCTGA